From a single Bacillus kexueae genomic region:
- a CDS encoding NuoB/complex I 20 kDa subunit family protein — protein sequence MDVNWPNIPDEEMEELRQSVFLTTLEQLKAWARSNSLWPLTFGLACCAIEMMGVGASHYDLDRFGSFFRTSPRQSDVMIVSGTVTKKMAPVLRRLYDQMPEPKWVIAMGSCATAGGPYIKSYSVVKGVDQIVPVDVYIPGCPPNPAALIYGINKLKGKIREEARTGKKVT from the coding sequence ATGGATGTAAATTGGCCGAACATTCCCGATGAAGAAATGGAAGAATTGAGGCAGAGTGTTTTTTTAACGACGCTAGAGCAGCTGAAAGCATGGGCGAGAAGTAATTCGCTTTGGCCGTTAACATTCGGGTTAGCGTGCTGTGCGATTGAGATGATGGGCGTTGGAGCCTCTCATTATGATTTAGACCGATTCGGTTCATTTTTTCGAACATCTCCAAGACAATCAGACGTTATGATAGTGTCTGGAACGGTGACGAAGAAGATGGCACCGGTATTAAGAAGGTTGTATGATCAAATGCCAGAGCCGAAATGGGTGATTGCGATGGGGTCATGTGCAACGGCAGGCGGACCCTACATAAAGTCCTACTCTGTTGTGAAAGGAGTAGACCAAATCGTTCCGGTAGACGTATATATTCCTGGATGCCCACCAAATCCAGCAGCTCTTATTTATGGAATAAACAAGCTAAAGGGTAAAATTAGAGAAGAAGCAAGGACGGGAAAGAAGGTGACATGA
- a CDS encoding NADH-quinone oxidoreductase subunit A: MVESLNIYQNSYLLVFTFLLVGILLPIVALTIGKWLRPNKPTLEKQTTYESGIEPFHDSRVQFNVRYYIFALLFVIFDVETVFLYPWAVAYEHLGIFALIEMLIFVVMLLIGLIYAWKKKVLKWM, translated from the coding sequence ATGGTGGAGTCGTTAAATATATATCAAAATAGTTATTTGCTTGTTTTTACGTTTCTACTAGTAGGAATTTTATTACCGATTGTTGCGTTAACCATTGGGAAGTGGTTACGTCCTAATAAGCCAACGCTAGAAAAACAAACTACGTATGAGAGTGGAATCGAACCTTTTCATGATTCCCGTGTTCAGTTTAACGTCCGTTACTACATCTTTGCATTGCTTTTTGTCATCTTTGATGTTGAAACGGTTTTTTTATACCCTTGGGCTGTGGCGTATGAACATCTTGGTATATTTGCTTTGATCGAAATGCTCATTTTTGTCGTCATGTTGTTAATCGGTTTAATTTATGCTTGGAAAAAGAAGGTGTTGAAATGGATGTAA
- a CDS encoding F0F1 ATP synthase subunit epsilon: MKTVQVNVVTPDGPVYDAEVEMVSAKAQSGELGILPGHIPMVAPLSIGAVRLKKGSSTELVAVSGGFLEVRPDKVTILAQAAERAENIDVARAKAAKERAERRLREKADDIDFKRAELALQRAINRLNIAGK, from the coding sequence ATGAAGACAGTACAAGTAAATGTCGTCACTCCCGATGGCCCAGTTTACGATGCAGAAGTTGAAATGGTAAGCGCCAAAGCTCAAAGCGGTGAGCTTGGCATCTTACCAGGACATATTCCAATGGTGGCTCCACTATCAATCGGTGCAGTACGCCTGAAAAAAGGAAGCAGCACGGAACTCGTGGCTGTTAGCGGAGGCTTTCTAGAAGTTCGACCTGATAAAGTCACCATCCTCGCACAGGCAGCTGAAAGAGCTGAAAACATTGATGTCGCTCGTGCAAAAGCAGCGAAAGAGCGTGCTGAGCGCCGCCTTCGCGAAAAAGCAGACGACATTGATTTCAAACGTGCAGAACTTGCACTTCAACGTGCCATCAATCGATTAAACATTGCAGGCAAATAA
- the atpD gene encoding F0F1 ATP synthase subunit beta, whose amino-acid sequence MKGRVTQVMGPVVDVKFESGHLPEIYNALKVSYKARNENEVNIDLTLEVALHLGDDTVRTIAMASTDGVTRGLEVEDTGAPISVPVGDVTLGRVFNVLGENIDLDEPIPAEARRDAIHKQAPTFDQLSTEVEILETGIKVVDLLAPYIKGGKIGLFGGAGVGKTVLIQELINNIAQEHGGISVFAGVGERTREGNDLYFEMKDSGVINKTAMVFGQMNEPPGARMRVALTGLTMAEYFRDEQGQDVLFFIDNIFRFTQAGSEVSALLGRMPSAVGYQPTLATEMGQLQERITSTNVGSVTSIQAIYVPADDYTDPAPATTFAHLDATTNLERKLSEMGIYPAVDPLASTSRALAPEIVGEEHYSVARQVQSTLQRYKELQDIIAILGMDELSDEDKLVVHRARRIQFFLSQNFHVAEQFTGQPGSYVPVKETVRGFKEILEGKYDHLPEDAFRLVGRIEEVVEKAKEMGVEA is encoded by the coding sequence ATGAAAGGACGCGTTACTCAAGTTATGGGTCCGGTTGTAGACGTTAAGTTCGAAAGCGGACACCTACCAGAAATCTACAACGCCCTAAAAGTTTCGTATAAAGCGCGTAATGAAAATGAAGTCAACATTGACTTAACATTAGAAGTTGCCCTTCATTTAGGTGACGATACGGTTCGTACTATTGCCATGGCTTCCACTGATGGTGTAACTCGTGGCTTGGAAGTTGAAGATACTGGTGCGCCTATTTCTGTACCAGTTGGAGACGTTACATTAGGTCGTGTATTTAACGTATTAGGTGAAAACATTGACCTTGATGAGCCAATTCCAGCAGAAGCTCGTCGTGACGCTATCCATAAGCAAGCTCCAACATTCGATCAACTTTCTACTGAAGTAGAAATCCTTGAAACAGGTATCAAAGTAGTAGACCTTCTTGCTCCTTACATCAAGGGTGGAAAAATCGGTCTATTCGGTGGTGCCGGTGTAGGTAAGACGGTATTAATTCAGGAGCTTATTAACAACATCGCTCAAGAGCACGGTGGTATTTCCGTATTCGCCGGTGTAGGTGAGCGTACTCGTGAAGGTAACGACTTATACTTCGAGATGAAGGACTCTGGCGTTATCAACAAAACAGCGATGGTATTCGGTCAGATGAACGAGCCGCCTGGAGCACGTATGCGCGTTGCGTTAACAGGTCTTACAATGGCAGAATACTTCCGTGATGAGCAAGGACAGGACGTATTATTCTTTATCGATAACATCTTCCGTTTCACACAGGCAGGTTCTGAGGTATCAGCGTTATTAGGACGTATGCCATCTGCCGTTGGTTACCAGCCAACACTTGCAACGGAAATGGGTCAATTACAAGAGCGTATCACATCTACTAACGTAGGTTCCGTAACATCGATCCAAGCGATTTACGTACCTGCCGATGACTACACTGACCCAGCGCCAGCAACAACGTTCGCTCACTTAGATGCGACTACAAACTTAGAGCGTAAACTTTCTGAGATGGGTATCTACCCTGCCGTTGACCCACTTGCATCTACATCTCGTGCATTAGCGCCTGAGATCGTTGGTGAAGAGCATTACTCAGTTGCTCGTCAAGTTCAGTCAACGTTACAACGCTATAAAGAATTACAAGATATCATCGCGATCCTTGGTATGGACGAGTTATCTGATGAAGACAAGCTTGTTGTACATCGCGCTCGTCGTATCCAATTCTTCTTATCTCAAAACTTCCACGTTGCAGAGCAGTTCACTGGTCAACCAGGTTCTTACGTACCAGTTAAAGAAACTGTACGTGGATTCAAAGAGATTCTTGAAGGAAAATACGACCACTTACCAGAAGATGCGTTCCGCTTAGTAGGTCGCATTGAAGAAGTGGTTGAAAAAGCGAAGGAAATGGGCGTAGAAGCTTAA
- the atpG gene encoding ATP synthase F1 subunit gamma gives MASLRDIKSRITSTKKTSQITKAMEMVSASKLNRAENNAKAFVPYMEKIQEVVANIALGSTDVSHPMLQKRPVKKTGYLVITSDRGLAGAFNSSVLRAVYQTINERHQSKDEYTVIAIGKIGRDFFKKRGISVIEEIVGISDEMSFADIKDIAAKTVQLFAEGHVDEIYMYYNHFVSAIQQDVTEKKLLPLTDIAANNKMTSYEFEPGPEEILEVLLPQYAESLIYGALLDSKASEHAARMTAMKNATDNAKELINTLTLSYNRARQAAITQEITEIVGGAAALE, from the coding sequence TTGGCATCTTTACGCGATATTAAATCCAGAATCACCTCAACGAAAAAAACAAGCCAGATTACAAAAGCGATGGAGATGGTTTCAGCATCTAAATTAAATCGTGCAGAAAACAACGCCAAAGCTTTTGTTCCGTACATGGAAAAAATTCAAGAGGTGGTAGCAAACATTGCACTAGGTAGCACCGATGTTAGCCACCCGATGTTACAAAAACGTCCGGTAAAGAAAACAGGTTATCTCGTTATAACATCAGATCGTGGTCTTGCTGGTGCGTTTAACAGTAGCGTGTTACGTGCAGTTTACCAAACGATTAATGAGCGCCATCAATCAAAAGATGAATATACCGTCATTGCGATCGGTAAAATTGGTCGCGACTTCTTCAAGAAGCGTGGAATTTCCGTAATTGAAGAAATCGTCGGCATTAGTGATGAAATGTCGTTTGCGGATATTAAAGACATTGCGGCCAAAACGGTTCAACTTTTTGCGGAAGGTCACGTAGACGAAATCTACATGTACTACAACCATTTTGTAAGTGCGATTCAGCAAGATGTAACGGAGAAGAAATTACTTCCGTTAACGGATATTGCAGCGAACAACAAAATGACTTCGTATGAGTTTGAACCAGGACCAGAAGAAATTTTAGAAGTTTTACTTCCACAGTATGCTGAAAGCTTAATCTACGGTGCGTTATTAGATTCAAAAGCGAGTGAGCATGCAGCACGTATGACAGCAATGAAAAATGCGACGGATAATGCGAAAGAGCTTATTAATACTCTTACGCTTTCTTATAACCGTGCACGTCAGGCTGCGATTACGCAAGAGATTACGGAGATTGTCGGCGGTGCAGCAGCACTTGAATAG
- the atpA gene encoding F0F1 ATP synthase subunit alpha yields the protein MSIKAEEISALIKKQIENYQSDIKVSDVGTVIQVGDGIARAHGLDNVMAGELVEFSNGVMGMAQNLEENNVGIVILGPYTDIREGDEVRRTGRIMEVPVGEELIGRVVNPLGQPVDGLGPIETTQTRPIESPAPGVMDRKSVHEPLQTGIKAIDALIPIGRGQRELVIGDRQTGKTQIAIDTILNQKDENMICIYVAIGQKESTVRNVVETLRKHGALDYTIVVTASASQPAPLLFLAPYAGVTMGEHFMYNGKHVLVVYDDLSKQAAAYRELSLLLRRPPGREAFPGDVFYLHSRLLERAAKLSDAKGGGSLTALPFVETQAGDISAYIPTNVISITDGQIFLQSDLFFSGVRPAVNPGLSVSRVGGSAQIKAMKKVSGTLRLDLAAYRELEAFAQFGSDLDKATQAKLNRGARTVEVLKQGINKPIAVEKQVMILYTLTKGFLDDIPVEDIRRFEEEFYAYLDQNAKELLEEIRTTGGLPEDAKMESAITGFKKTFVISE from the coding sequence ATGAGCATCAAAGCTGAAGAGATTAGTGCACTGATAAAAAAGCAGATTGAAAACTATCAGTCAGATATTAAAGTAAGTGATGTCGGTACTGTTATTCAAGTGGGTGACGGTATCGCTCGTGCTCATGGCCTAGACAATGTTATGGCTGGTGAGCTTGTTGAGTTCTCAAACGGCGTTATGGGTATGGCTCAAAACCTTGAGGAAAACAACGTCGGTATCGTAATTTTAGGACCTTACACAGACATCCGTGAAGGCGACGAAGTACGTCGTACAGGTCGTATCATGGAAGTACCTGTAGGGGAAGAGTTAATTGGTCGTGTCGTTAACCCATTAGGACAACCTGTTGATGGTCTTGGTCCAATCGAAACGACTCAAACTCGTCCAATCGAAAGTCCAGCACCTGGTGTAATGGATCGTAAATCTGTTCATGAGCCATTACAAACTGGTATTAAAGCGATTGACGCGCTTATTCCAATCGGTCGTGGTCAGCGTGAGTTAGTTATCGGAGACCGTCAAACTGGTAAAACACAAATCGCGATTGACACAATCTTAAACCAAAAAGACGAAAACATGATCTGTATCTATGTTGCGATCGGTCAGAAAGAATCTACAGTTCGTAACGTAGTAGAAACGCTTCGTAAGCACGGTGCATTAGATTACACAATCGTTGTAACAGCATCTGCTTCTCAGCCAGCTCCGCTATTATTCTTAGCTCCTTACGCTGGTGTAACTATGGGTGAGCATTTCATGTACAACGGTAAACACGTGCTTGTTGTATACGATGATTTATCAAAACAAGCGGCTGCATACCGTGAGCTTTCACTATTATTACGTCGTCCACCAGGCCGTGAAGCATTCCCAGGGGATGTATTCTACTTACACTCTCGCCTTTTAGAGCGTGCGGCGAAATTAAGTGACGCAAAAGGCGGCGGTTCTTTAACGGCATTACCATTCGTTGAAACACAAGCTGGTGACATTTCAGCATACATTCCAACGAACGTAATCTCTATCACAGATGGACAGATTTTCTTACAATCTGACTTATTCTTCTCTGGTGTGCGTCCGGCGGTTAACCCAGGTCTTTCTGTATCACGTGTAGGTGGTTCAGCTCAAATTAAAGCGATGAAGAAAGTATCTGGTACGTTACGTCTTGACTTAGCGGCATACCGTGAGTTAGAAGCATTCGCTCAGTTCGGTTCTGACCTTGATAAAGCGACACAAGCAAAATTAAACCGCGGTGCTCGTACAGTAGAAGTATTAAAACAAGGCATCAACAAACCAATTGCGGTTGAAAAACAAGTTATGATCCTTTACACATTAACAAAAGGATTCTTAGATGATATTCCAGTAGAAGACATTCGTCGTTTCGAAGAGGAGTTCTATGCGTACTTAGATCAAAACGCGAAAGAGCTTCTTGAAGAAATTCGCACAACTGGCGGCCTTCCAGAAGATGCGAAAATGGAAAGTGCAATTACAGGCTTCAAAAAGACGTTTGTTATCTCTGAATAA
- a CDS encoding F0F1 ATP synthase subunit delta: protein MMGVAKRYALALFQIAKEKQAIDQFEADLRVVKEVFVANGEFLQVLSHPKVTVENKKALVKEAFASVSGDVVNTLLLLVDRHRIEIVTELADRFVELANEEQGTQDAKVYSVRPLNDEQLKALSEAFAKKVGKQSLRIENIVDESLIGGIKLRIGNRIFDGSVSGKLERIERELVAKSS from the coding sequence ATGATGGGTGTAGCGAAACGATATGCTCTCGCTCTTTTTCAAATCGCCAAAGAAAAGCAAGCAATTGATCAGTTTGAAGCGGATTTACGCGTAGTGAAAGAAGTATTCGTAGCAAACGGTGAGTTTCTACAAGTTCTTTCACACCCTAAAGTTACTGTAGAAAATAAAAAAGCACTTGTAAAAGAGGCGTTTGCTTCTGTATCAGGTGATGTTGTTAATACACTTCTGTTATTAGTTGATCGTCACCGCATCGAGATTGTGACAGAACTTGCAGATCGCTTTGTCGAACTCGCAAATGAAGAACAAGGTACTCAAGATGCGAAAGTGTATTCCGTTCGTCCGTTAAACGATGAACAACTTAAAGCCCTTTCCGAAGCATTTGCTAAAAAAGTTGGCAAACAGTCGCTACGTATTGAAAACATTGTAGATGAAAGTTTAATCGGTGGCATTAAGCTTCGCATCGGAAATCGTATTTTTGATGGTAGCGTAAGCGGAAAGCTTGAACGTATTGAACGTGAATTAGTTGCGAAAAGTTCGTAG
- the atpF gene encoding F0F1 ATP synthase subunit B, producing MALGAGGSAFNGGDILYQLIMFLILLALLRKFAFGPLMGIMKQREEHIANEIRSAEEKHEEVKKLAEEQRELLKKARQESQELVENAKKLGEQQKEDIIQAARAEAERLKESARKEIEQEKEQAVAALRDQVASLSVLIASKVIEKELSEAEQEKLINDYIKEAGEEL from the coding sequence TTGGCCCTAGGTGCTGGTGGATCTGCATTTAATGGTGGAGATATCTTATACCAGCTAATCATGTTCTTAATTTTATTAGCATTGCTCAGAAAATTTGCGTTCGGTCCGTTAATGGGCATTATGAAGCAACGTGAAGAGCACATCGCAAACGAAATTCGTTCTGCAGAAGAAAAGCATGAAGAAGTGAAAAAGCTTGCTGAAGAGCAGCGTGAACTTTTAAAGAAGGCTCGTCAAGAATCACAAGAGCTTGTTGAAAATGCGAAGAAGCTTGGCGAACAGCAAAAAGAAGACATCATTCAAGCCGCTCGAGCTGAAGCTGAACGTTTAAAAGAATCAGCAAGAAAAGAAATCGAGCAAGAAAAAGAACAAGCGGTTGCTGCTTTACGCGACCAAGTGGCTTCTCTATCTGTATTAATTGCTTCTAAAGTAATTGAGAAGGAATTAAGTGAAGCTGAACAAGAAAAGCTGATCAATGACTACATTAAAGAGGCAGGAGAAGAGCTATGA
- the atpE gene encoding F0F1 ATP synthase subunit C, with translation MNLLAAAIAIGLAALGAGIGNGLIVSRTVEGIARQPEARGMLQTTMFIGVALVEAIPIIAVVIAFMVFGA, from the coding sequence ATGAATTTATTAGCAGCTGCAATTGCAATTGGTTTAGCGGCACTTGGTGCTGGTATTGGTAACGGTCTTATCGTATCTCGTACAGTAGAAGGAATCGCGCGTCAACCAGAGGCTCGCGGAATGCTTCAAACAACAATGTTCATCGGGGTTGCGTTAGTAGAGGCGATTCCGATCATCGCAGTAGTTATCGCATTCATGGTATTTGGTGCGTAA
- the atpB gene encoding F0F1 ATP synthase subunit A codes for MGHEAPIVDFLGLQFNLANILMITITSVIVFIIAVLATRTLSMNPTGMQNFMEWVLDFVRNIISSTMDWKTGGRFLTLGVTLLMYIFVANMLGLPFAVIVDHQLWWKSPTADPTITLTLAIMIVALTHYYGIKMKGAAEYGRDFLRPLPFLFPLKIIEEFANTLTLGLRLYGNIFAGEILLGLLAGLAVNGYGDGIASGIIGSLVAAVPMLAWQGFSIFVGAIQAFIFVMLTMVYMAHKVSHDH; via the coding sequence TTGGGTCACGAAGCTCCAATTGTTGATTTTTTAGGTCTGCAATTTAACTTAGCAAACATCCTTATGATTACAATCACAAGTGTTATTGTATTCATCATCGCAGTTCTAGCAACCCGCACTTTATCCATGAATCCTACTGGTATGCAAAACTTTATGGAGTGGGTATTAGACTTTGTGCGAAACATCATTAGTAGCACGATGGATTGGAAGACTGGCGGACGTTTCTTGACGCTGGGTGTAACGCTACTCATGTATATTTTCGTAGCGAACATGCTCGGACTTCCGTTTGCCGTCATTGTGGATCACCAGCTTTGGTGGAAATCGCCTACAGCCGATCCGACAATTACATTAACATTAGCTATAATGATTGTTGCCCTTACGCATTATTATGGAATTAAAATGAAAGGGGCAGCTGAATATGGTCGCGATTTCTTAAGACCACTTCCATTCTTATTTCCATTAAAAATTATAGAAGAGTTTGCAAACACGTTAACGCTTGGTCTACGTCTTTACGGTAACATCTTTGCCGGAGAGATTTTACTAGGTTTATTAGCGGGTCTTGCAGTAAATGGTTATGGTGATGGTATAGCTAGCGGTATCATCGGATCTTTAGTTGCCGCTGTACCGATGCTAGCATGGCAAGGATTCAGTATTTTCGTCGGAGCCATCCAAGCATTCATTTTCGTTATGTTAACAATGGTTTATATGGCACACAAAGTGAGTCATGACCATTAA
- a CDS encoding ATP synthase subunit I, whose translation MYSFENLLARSKKYIFYLYSIYVLGWGFTPYPTIFLGLILGTSFSLYNLWLLIRKSNQFNSRISEGKAARSLGTISRMAAAGLAVLIALRFPEYFHFISVIIGLMTMYVVIMIDYFFYIRGQAWEER comes from the coding sequence ATGTATTCATTTGAGAACTTACTAGCAAGGAGCAAAAAGTACATATTTTATTTGTACAGCATCTATGTATTGGGATGGGGATTTACACCGTATCCAACCATTTTCCTCGGACTTATTCTTGGAACAAGTTTTAGCCTCTACAATCTATGGTTATTAATTCGAAAATCAAATCAGTTCAACAGTCGAATAAGCGAAGGTAAAGCAGCACGTTCACTAGGAACGATATCGAGAATGGCCGCCGCAGGACTAGCGGTTTTAATCGCACTAAGATTCCCGGAATACTTTCATTTCATAAGTGTAATTATTGGATTAATGACAATGTATGTTGTCATTATGATAGATTATTTTTTCTACATTCGCGGACAAGCTTGGGAAGAGAGGTGA
- a CDS encoding AtpZ/AtpI family protein: MRQNKRHPLQAMALMSAILSQLVGSTLIGIFGGRWLDGQFQTAPLFLIIGLLLGLAAGIYAMLRLVQHYFSGD, translated from the coding sequence ATGAGACAAAACAAACGCCATCCGCTCCAAGCAATGGCTTTAATGTCTGCCATCCTATCACAGTTAGTAGGCTCCACACTCATTGGAATATTTGGGGGTAGATGGTTAGACGGACAGTTCCAAACTGCACCACTATTTTTAATCATTGGCCTTCTTTTAGGACTTGCTGCAGGGATTTATGCGATGCTCCGGTTAGTCCAACATTATTTCTCAGGAGACTAG